The DNA region ACAGAGGGCCCTGTACAGGGACGTCATGTGGGAGACCTACGGCCACCTGGGCGCTCTGGGTGAGGGGCGCGGCCGGGGTACGGGTTGGGGGGATGCGGCGTGGGGGACTCACCCATCAGACCCGACCCCTGTTctctttccaggtttcccaggcCCCAAACCCGCCCTCATCTCCTGGATAGAACAAGAGCCAGAGGTCTGGGGTCCGGATGCCCGGGACCCCgaggaggaaagggagacccCGAGGGAAGAATGCACAGGTGAGTGGAAGGGACCATGCACCTCTGTCCTCCAcccccaactggaactggcccaGACCCTGAGGAAGCCCCTTAGTCTGTGCTGAACCCTCCCCTCCCCGGGCAAGGGCCCTTTGTGCCGGTATCCGTTTGTACCCCTCCCCAGGTAAGTTCTGCCTTCCAGACTACAGACCCCCTGGCTGGCTCTGACATCTGTGTTTCCTTTCTACAGTTTGTTCCAGCCCTGGACAGCAATCTGGCTGTCTCCTCTTACCCTAAGTCAACTCCGGGCATCCTCTGAGCAGCCACAGGATCTCCTCTATTACCATAGGCCTAGGGCAGGTAGCGCTGTATTGGCTCCTCATTTTATTACCTCAAACAAGTCTCGGTAATAAGTTTATTGTGCCTGGCCCTAGTAATTCATTGGTGAAGTTAGACTAAGTCTACCAGCGGAGGTCAGCGCCCACACTGAGATTGACAGAGTAAACTAGGCTATGTTAAGTTATATGCTCAGGTGCACCGTAGGCAAGTACGTGTCAGAGTTGGGTCCTGAGCCCAGATCTATCCATAAACCATGGTACCTctctgataataataacatcagacatttatttatatatcactAAAGTACTTTAGCATACatgatctcatctgagcctcatgaCAAATCGTAGGAACAtagagatttggagctggaagagaccttagagagcaactccttcattttacagataaagcccAGAGACATTTAGGTCACACAGTTCGTGAATGGCgggaagtagaatttgaatctaggtcctctgaccccagagccatttttttttataGTACCACACTGTGTTTGAGGAAGGTATTACCAGCGTTGTTATTCACATTTAATTCCCTGGTTTATCAGTATTAAATAATTTGATTTTGACATTTTCCAGCTGCAGTGCTCATGAATCTCTAGTTCTGTCTCCATAAAGAAAATGCAGACATCAAAAGGACAGTCTCCAGCTTCTCTTTTAGGGTcgcctcttccttccctttgtccTTTTCACCTCCTTTGAACCTGTGACAGGTAGGCTTAGTGGTAGGATCTTGGCCTTGATTAGAAGCAGCCACTGAAGGGTGAGGCGGTTTCTCATGTCTCTGTGGACATTATCAAGCCAGAACTGGCCCTTGCTAATGAGGATGGTCTTCAGATGTCCTAGGAATAGGGCAAAGGGTTAACTTCAAGAGCCTGGAAAATCTCCTTCAATGAAACCACTGACTAGGGGAACCCTGGCAGCTTCTCTGGACTTATTTATTTAGGTATTCGCTCTAATTCCAATGGGAGGAATGTGCCATCCCCATAACAACATTAGGATAGGATACAATTGCCTAATCTTTAGTTAAAAATTCTCTTCAACTCTTAGCAGCATCTggaaaacagaacaaggagaagaggtggagagaagaaactgaagagTCTGTAAAGGAGGTTTTGCCAACTGAGTTACCACATGCCTTCCACCAGGATGACAGAGGCACACTCCACCAGTGTATCTCCAATCTGAAGAGGCCCTACCCTTGTCCTGAATGTGGACgccattttgcatttccttctctactggaCAGTCACCTGCGTGTGCACTCTGGAGAGCGTCCTTTTGGCTGTGCGCAATGTGGGGCACGATTTTCACAACGGAAGAATCTCATCCAACACCAACTCATCCATACAGGGGAGAAGCCCTTTCTGTGCCCAGACTGTGGATGCTGTTTCCGGCAAAGTGGGTCCCTGGCTATCCACCAGCGCACACACACAGGTGAAAAGCCCTACTCCTGTCCTGACTGTGGGCGCTGCTTTGCCTATCCCTCCTTGCTTGGCAGCCACCTACGGGTGCATACAGGGGAGCGACCCTATGCCTGCACTCATTGTGGAGCAAAATTTTCCCAAAGGAATAACCTTGTCCAGCACCAGCTCCTCCACACGGGTGAGAAGCCCTATCCCTGTTCTGACTGTGGGCGATGCTTCCGCCAGAGTGGATCCCTGGCGATCCACCGTCGGGCACACACAGGCGACAAACCATACCCCTGTTCTGACTGTGGGCGCCGATTTGCTTATCCCTCCCTCTTGGTGATCCACCAGCGAACCCACACAGGTGAGAAACCATACTCCTGTCCTGACTGTGGGCGCTGCTTTGCCTATCCCTCCCTACTGGTCAGTCACCAGCATGTACACTCTGGTGAACGTCCTTTCCCCTGTGTACAATGTGGGGCACGGTTTGCACGCCGGGAGAATCTTGTCCAGCACCAACTCATCCACACGGGTGAGAAACCGTATTCCTGTCCTGACTGTGGGCGCTGCTTTCGGCAGAGTGGCTCCCTGG from Trichosurus vulpecula isolate mTriVul1 chromosome 1, mTriVul1.pri, whole genome shotgun sequence includes:
- the ZNF689 gene encoding zinc finger protein 689 gives rise to the protein MSEAGPGARGPVSFADVAVYFSPEEWGRLRPAQRALYRDVMWETYGHLGALGFPGPKPALISWIEQEPEVWGPDARDPEEERETPREECTAASGKQNKEKRWREETEESVKEVLPTELPHAFHQDDRGTLHQCISNLKRPYPCPECGRHFAFPSLLDSHLRVHSGERPFGCAQCGARFSQRKNLIQHQLIHTGEKPFLCPDCGCCFRQSGSLAIHQRTHTGEKPYSCPDCGRCFAYPSLLGSHLRVHTGERPYACTHCGAKFSQRNNLVQHQLLHTGEKPYPCSDCGRCFRQSGSLAIHRRAHTGDKPYPCSDCGRRFAYPSLLVIHQRTHTGEKPYSCPDCGRCFAYPSLLNLVQHQLIHTGEKPYSCPDCGRCFRQSGSLAIHRRKHTGEKPYPCPECGVCFTYSSLLVSHRRIHSDERPFPCTECGKCFKRKYALEAHQWIHRSGTEKRQSGRAAVQPLPQASVNGVQEPPVYFRYYPDILQECG